In the Sphingomonas sp. LM7 genome, one interval contains:
- a CDS encoding FliI/YscN family ATPase: MADGPVTTVDQLLAGLQRSPTVERRGRLVEILGTTLKVTGIAPRIGDFCEVIEPSSGRVVPVEVVGIAGQATILTPLGDVRGLSVDAEVIVRSGEDLVPWGEGLLGRVLDGRGRPIDGKGDLAPDLQRRPLHAPAPQPMERALIDTPLPTGVRAIDTLLTLGRGQRLGVFAAAGGGKSTLLGMLARFAKADVIVIALIGERGREVREFIEDALGEEGLARAVIVCATSDRAAMERVRAAHHATAIAEGFRSEGRNVLLLMDSVTRFARALREIGLAAGEPAVRRGFPPSVFAELPRLFERAGNDSVGSITGIYTVLVEDEEGDDPIGEEVRSILDGHVILSRKLGAAGHYPAIDVLGSLSRLFPRLADPAHRDAATRVRALLAKHAEIEFLVQVGEYRAGADPLADRAIAAKPEIDTLLRQDTNRSEDFQTSLMLLRGVAG; the protein is encoded by the coding sequence ATGGCTGACGGCCCCGTCACCACGGTCGACCAGCTGCTCGCCGGGCTTCAGCGCAGCCCGACGGTCGAACGGCGCGGGCGGCTGGTCGAGATATTGGGCACCACGCTCAAGGTGACCGGCATCGCCCCGCGGATCGGCGATTTCTGCGAAGTGATCGAGCCGTCGAGCGGGCGTGTCGTGCCCGTCGAAGTCGTCGGCATCGCGGGGCAGGCGACGATCCTGACGCCGCTCGGCGACGTGCGCGGGCTCTCGGTCGATGCCGAAGTGATCGTGCGCAGCGGCGAGGATCTGGTGCCCTGGGGCGAGGGGCTGCTCGGCCGCGTGCTCGACGGGCGTGGGCGACCGATCGACGGCAAGGGCGATCTCGCGCCCGATCTCCAGCGCAGGCCGCTGCACGCGCCCGCGCCCCAGCCGATGGAGCGCGCGCTGATCGATACGCCGCTGCCCACCGGCGTACGCGCGATCGATACGCTGCTCACCCTTGGCCGCGGCCAGCGGCTAGGCGTTTTCGCCGCGGCGGGCGGCGGCAAGTCGACCTTGCTCGGCATGTTGGCGCGCTTTGCCAAGGCCGATGTCATCGTCATCGCGCTGATCGGCGAGCGTGGTCGCGAAGTCCGCGAGTTCATCGAGGATGCGCTGGGCGAGGAGGGCCTCGCCCGCGCGGTGATCGTCTGCGCCACCTCGGATCGCGCGGCGATGGAGCGCGTCCGCGCCGCGCACCACGCCACGGCCATTGCCGAGGGCTTCCGCAGCGAAGGCCGCAACGTGCTGCTGCTGATGGACTCGGTCACGCGCTTCGCCCGCGCGCTCCGCGAGATCGGGCTCGCGGCGGGCGAGCCCGCGGTGCGCCGCGGCTTCCCGCCCTCGGTCTTCGCCGAGCTGCCCCGCCTGTTCGAGCGCGCCGGCAACGACAGCGTCGGATCGATCACGGGGATCTACACCGTGCTGGTCGAGGATGAGGAAGGCGACGATCCGATCGGCGAGGAAGTGCGCTCGATCCTCGACGGCCACGTCATCCTGTCGCGAAAGCTCGGCGCGGCGGGCCATTATCCCGCGATCGATGTGCTCGGCAGCCTCAGCCGCCTGTTCCCCCGGCTCGCCGATCCGGCGCATCGCGATGCGGCGACGCGGGTCCGCGCGCTGCTTGCCAAGCATGCCGAGATCGAGTTCCTCGTTCAGGTCGGCGAATACCGTGCGGGTGCCGATCCGCTCGCCGACCGAGCGATCGCAGCCAAGCCCGAGATCGACACGCTGCTGCGCCAGGACACCAACCGCTCCGAGGACTTCCAGACCTCGCTGATGCTATTGCGCGGCGTCGCCGGATGA
- the sctJ gene encoding type III secretion system inner membrane ring lipoprotein SctJ, giving the protein MGKFARNMRPALIGLCLLLAACGRAELYSKLTETQANEMIAVLQSAGISATKTEAGEKGWTLQTDKGDFSRAVEVLHSQGYPREEFASLGTVFKREGLVSSPTEEKARLVYGMSQELSHTISEIDGVVQARVHLVMPDDKPLAETGQPSSASVFIKYRNGANIETQISKVKALVVNSVQGLKYENVSVETFPAQPLPTVARKDGGDVLNANLVGVAIAGLLLLIAALGYPSLRRWQQRRNAVARREGGV; this is encoded by the coding sequence ATGGGCAAGTTTGCCCGAAACATGCGCCCGGCCCTGATCGGGCTCTGCCTTCTGCTTGCCGCGTGCGGCAGGGCGGAGCTCTATTCGAAGCTCACCGAGACCCAGGCCAACGAGATGATCGCGGTGCTACAGAGCGCCGGGATCAGCGCGACCAAGACCGAGGCCGGCGAGAAGGGCTGGACGCTGCAGACCGACAAAGGCGATTTCAGCCGTGCGGTCGAAGTGCTTCACAGCCAGGGCTATCCCCGCGAGGAATTCGCCTCGCTGGGGACAGTGTTCAAGCGCGAGGGGCTGGTCTCCTCGCCGACCGAGGAGAAGGCGCGGCTGGTCTATGGCATGAGCCAGGAACTGTCGCACACCATCTCGGAGATCGACGGCGTCGTGCAGGCGCGCGTCCATCTGGTGATGCCGGACGACAAGCCGCTGGCCGAGACCGGGCAGCCTTCCTCGGCGTCGGTGTTCATCAAATACCGCAACGGTGCCAATATCGAGACCCAGATCAGCAAGGTGAAGGCACTGGTGGTCAATTCGGTCCAGGGCCTCAAATACGAGAACGTCTCGGTCGAGACTTTCCCGGCCCAGCCGCTGCCGACGGTGGCACGCAAGGATGGCGGGGACGTGCTCAACGCCAATCTGGTCGGCGTCGCGATCGCGGGGCTCCTCCTGCTCATCGCCGCGCTCGGCTATCCGAGCCTGCGGCGCTGGCAGCAGCGGCGCAACGCGGTCGCCCGGCGTGAGGGTGGCGTATGA
- a CDS encoding FliH/SctL family protein, giving the protein MTFLVLHADRLATALTDEPLVPARDVGQVQDALALFAEAGHLRSGAEGAIDAAREAAHAAGFAAGRDEGLAAAETERQAELFRIAMRDSELQRERQKDIARLALEVIRRIAGDLDDGVMVAGLAERAAAQLAPDSVAVVRVAPGAVEMVRVQLDGRTGLSVEGDPALGNQDCVIETALGRTHAGLDTQLAQIERMWAETLHG; this is encoded by the coding sequence ATGACTTTCCTCGTCCTCCATGCCGATCGGCTCGCGACTGCGCTGACCGACGAGCCGCTGGTTCCTGCGCGGGACGTCGGCCAGGTGCAGGACGCGCTCGCGCTGTTTGCCGAGGCCGGCCACCTGCGTAGCGGCGCCGAAGGCGCGATCGACGCCGCGCGCGAGGCCGCACATGCCGCAGGCTTCGCCGCCGGACGCGACGAAGGCCTCGCCGCCGCCGAGACCGAGCGCCAGGCCGAGCTGTTCCGCATCGCCATGCGCGACAGCGAATTGCAGCGCGAACGGCAGAAGGACATCGCCCGCCTCGCGCTCGAAGTGATCCGCCGTATCGCCGGCGACTTGGACGACGGCGTCATGGTGGCCGGCCTCGCAGAGCGCGCCGCCGCGCAGCTTGCGCCGGACAGCGTGGCGGTAGTCCGCGTCGCGCCCGGTGCGGTCGAGATGGTCCGGGTGCAACTCGACGGGCGAACCGGGCTCAGCGTCGAGGGCGATCCCGCGCTCGGCAACCAGGATTGCGTGATCGAGACTGCGCTCGGGCGCACCCATGCGGGGCTGGATACCCAACTCGCCCAGATCGAGCGGATGTGGGCCGAGACGCTGCATGGCTGA
- the sctC gene encoding type III secretion system outer membrane ring subunit SctC, producing MKLYKNPSMLFVAMAALPVPLAAHAQTAPATQSAQVSIVARDQPIAAFLRDLFGKAGRPVVPSAKLTGTVNGVFQGTVEKIYGDIAKAFSLISYYDGAAIYVYAPTELGVQNLPMSSAAADRVARQARAQRLPDRRNMLRVTTDGLVVSGTPRFIEQVTTMARGGQDLADGAPAAPGGALGGGRGGYYDAPRGPVSQPIEFRVFYLRYARAEDTLVTAGGRETRVPGLASILQNLVLDQKPGGSAVVPSLGARLVRQSQPRLKGQGLDGVSPDASQAGNYAATEVLGGGDGGMGLAAPLTQDVVRIEPSAYLNAIVVRDVPERMAAYDSLIRALDVEPQIVEIEATIIDINVDKLQRLGINWRFGSGGFGALFGDGTANDTRLFPIPGSDRRSNVNNITPSGAGGTISTIIGSQREFLGRITALENKGAARIVSRPQIMTLSNVEAVFDRTRTFYVKVAGREEVDLFNVTAGTVMRVNPHVFRDHDQTRIRVLVNIEDGSISPDSMVENIPVVDRASVATQGMVVDGESLLLGGMTIDAETNDETKVPLLGDIPLLGELFKFRNKSRGHTERLFLITPRLVPLASRAPLAAAAPMPAGAQSATIPSTTNGERPAQ from the coding sequence TTGAAGCTGTATAAGAATCCGTCGATGCTGTTCGTGGCAATGGCCGCGCTGCCGGTGCCGTTAGCGGCGCATGCGCAGACAGCGCCTGCCACGCAGAGCGCCCAGGTGTCGATCGTCGCGCGTGACCAGCCGATCGCGGCATTCCTGCGCGATCTGTTCGGCAAGGCCGGGCGCCCGGTGGTGCCCAGCGCCAAGCTGACCGGCACGGTCAACGGCGTGTTCCAGGGGACCGTCGAGAAGATCTATGGCGACATCGCCAAGGCGTTCAGCCTGATCTCCTATTATGACGGCGCCGCGATCTATGTGTACGCGCCGACCGAGCTCGGCGTGCAGAATCTTCCGATGAGCAGCGCCGCTGCGGACCGCGTCGCACGCCAGGCGCGCGCGCAACGGCTGCCCGATCGGCGCAACATGCTGCGCGTTACCACCGATGGCCTCGTCGTCAGCGGCACGCCGCGCTTCATCGAGCAGGTGACGACGATGGCGCGCGGCGGCCAGGATCTCGCCGATGGCGCCCCGGCCGCGCCCGGCGGCGCGCTTGGCGGAGGCCGTGGCGGCTATTATGATGCGCCGCGCGGGCCGGTCAGCCAGCCGATCGAATTCCGCGTCTTCTATCTCCGCTACGCCCGCGCCGAGGATACCTTGGTCACTGCCGGCGGCCGCGAGACGCGCGTCCCCGGGCTCGCCTCGATCCTCCAGAACCTCGTGCTCGATCAGAAGCCCGGTGGCAGCGCGGTGGTGCCGTCGCTGGGCGCGCGGCTCGTCCGCCAGAGCCAGCCGCGGCTGAAGGGGCAGGGGCTCGACGGCGTCTCGCCCGATGCCTCGCAGGCCGGCAATTACGCTGCGACCGAAGTCCTCGGCGGTGGCGACGGCGGCATGGGGCTGGCGGCGCCGCTGACGCAGGACGTCGTCCGCATCGAGCCGAGCGCCTATCTCAACGCAATCGTCGTGCGCGACGTGCCCGAGCGGATGGCGGCGTACGACTCGCTGATCCGCGCGCTCGACGTCGAGCCGCAGATCGTCGAAATCGAAGCGACCATCATCGACATCAATGTCGACAAGCTCCAGCGCCTGGGCATCAACTGGCGCTTCGGCAGCGGCGGCTTCGGCGCGCTGTTCGGCGATGGCACCGCCAACGACACCCGGCTCTTCCCGATCCCCGGTTCGGACCGCCGCTCCAACGTCAACAACATCACGCCGTCGGGCGCTGGCGGCACGATCTCGACGATCATCGGCAGCCAGCGCGAGTTCCTCGGCCGGATCACCGCGCTCGAGAACAAGGGCGCGGCGCGGATCGTCTCGCGCCCGCAGATCATGACGCTGTCGAACGTCGAGGCGGTGTTCGATCGTACGCGGACCTTCTACGTCAAGGTCGCGGGCCGCGAGGAAGTCGATCTGTTCAACGTCACCGCCGGCACGGTGATGCGCGTCAACCCGCACGTCTTCCGCGACCACGACCAGACCCGCATCCGCGTGCTGGTCAACATCGAGGACGGCAGCATCAGCCCGGACTCGATGGTCGAGAACATCCCGGTGGTCGATCGCGCCAGCGTCGCGACGCAGGGCATGGTCGTCGATGGTGAGAGCCTGTTGCTCGGCGGGATGACGATCGACGCCGAGACCAACGACGAGACCAAGGTGCCGCTGCTCGGTGACATCCCGCTGCTGGGCGAGCTGTTCAAGTTCCGCAACAAGAGCCGCGGCCATACCGAGCGGCTGTTCCTGATCACTCCGCGGCTGGTGCCGCTCGCCTCGCGTGCGCCTCTGGCGGCCGCGGCGCCGATGCCGGCGGGGGCGCAATCCGCGACGATCCCGTCTACGACCAACGGGGAGCGTCCGGCGCAATGA
- a CDS encoding flagellar biosynthesis protein FlhA: protein MSVERYLASSNAAKPLPLSARIADLFLIVGVVAIVGLMILPLPTLLIDMLVGVNITFGVMLLLTTLYIKGPLDFSSFPSILLISTLFRLALSIATTRMILVEGHAGDIIHTFGTMVAGGNIVVGLVVFLIITIVQFIVIAKGAERVAEVAARFSLDSMPGKQLSIDSDLRSGLIDKDEARRRRRTLELESKLHGSLDGAMKFVKGDAIASVVIVIVNLIGGLAIGVMQQGMEIGAATSKYSILTIGEGLVAQIPALLGAMAAGLMVTRSTDEETDSNLGQAMHRQLVANPRVLLAVGAICFLMALIPGFPAAVFIGLGFLSLFSGAAMHPRLKPHMVRHSGPMRKLLSGGREAPRAVTLLAEPEAPKAVVPLLLQLSGPQPSVEDEAELSKGLTAMLERLQYRSGVPLPRLAIHFLAPDGPRAWRLLAFELSVGAGEGSDAETVVAAVEGLIRRNLSRFLGVQEAVGLLNRVGDDYPEVVKEAVRAVPAARIADVLRRLAEEEVPLRNMRDVLEGLTEAANQEREIARIADLTRISLKRYLLDAVSQGGGIRALVVTPELETLVREATRLVDGVERLAVKPEVARELVATIGRTAAETGADALVTSFEVRRSVRKLIEPDLFELPVLAFNELSPSTSVEMVGQIGLPPGALAEETQAALAAE, encoded by the coding sequence ATGAGCGTCGAGCGCTATCTCGCCAGCAGCAATGCAGCCAAGCCGCTGCCGCTTTCGGCGCGCATTGCGGATCTGTTCCTGATCGTCGGCGTCGTCGCGATCGTCGGGCTGATGATCCTGCCGCTGCCGACATTGCTGATCGACATGCTGGTGGGCGTGAACATCACCTTTGGCGTGATGCTGCTGCTGACGACGCTCTACATCAAGGGCCCGCTCGACTTTTCGTCCTTCCCGTCGATCCTGCTGATCTCGACGCTGTTCCGGCTGGCGTTGTCGATCGCTACCACGCGCATGATCCTGGTCGAGGGGCATGCCGGCGATATCATCCACACCTTCGGCACGATGGTTGCGGGCGGCAACATCGTCGTCGGGCTGGTGGTGTTCCTGATCATCACGATCGTCCAGTTCATCGTCATCGCCAAGGGCGCCGAGCGCGTCGCCGAAGTCGCGGCCCGGTTCAGCCTCGATTCGATGCCGGGCAAGCAGCTGTCGATCGACAGCGACCTGCGTTCGGGGCTGATCGACAAGGACGAGGCGCGTCGCCGCCGCCGTACGCTTGAGCTCGAGAGCAAGCTCCACGGGAGCCTCGACGGCGCGATGAAGTTCGTGAAGGGCGACGCGATCGCCTCGGTCGTCATCGTCATCGTCAATCTGATCGGCGGACTCGCGATCGGCGTCATGCAGCAGGGCATGGAGATCGGCGCGGCAACGTCTAAATATTCGATCCTGACGATCGGCGAAGGCCTGGTCGCGCAGATCCCGGCGCTGCTCGGCGCGATGGCGGCGGGCCTGATGGTCACCCGCTCGACCGACGAGGAGACCGATTCCAATCTCGGCCAGGCGATGCACCGCCAACTGGTCGCCAATCCCCGCGTGCTGCTCGCAGTCGGTGCGATCTGCTTCCTGATGGCGCTGATCCCCGGCTTCCCCGCCGCGGTGTTCATCGGGCTCGGCTTCCTGTCGCTGTTCTCCGGCGCGGCGATGCATCCGCGCCTCAAGCCGCACATGGTTCGTCACTCGGGGCCGATGCGCAAATTGCTCAGCGGCGGGCGCGAGGCACCGCGCGCTGTGACGCTGCTGGCCGAGCCCGAGGCGCCCAAGGCCGTGGTGCCGCTGCTGCTCCAGCTCTCCGGCCCCCAGCCGAGCGTCGAGGACGAAGCCGAGCTGTCCAAGGGCCTGACTGCAATGCTCGAGCGGCTGCAATATCGCAGCGGCGTTCCGCTACCGCGGCTCGCGATCCATTTCCTTGCGCCCGATGGCCCGCGTGCCTGGCGGCTGCTCGCCTTCGAGCTTTCGGTCGGCGCGGGCGAGGGCAGCGATGCCGAGACCGTGGTCGCCGCAGTCGAGGGCTTGATCCGGCGCAATCTGTCGCGCTTCCTCGGCGTGCAGGAAGCGGTCGGGCTGCTGAACCGGGTCGGCGACGACTATCCCGAAGTGGTCAAGGAAGCCGTTCGCGCCGTTCCTGCCGCGCGCATCGCGGATGTGTTGCGCCGGCTCGCGGAGGAGGAAGTACCGCTGCGCAACATGCGCGATGTGCTCGAAGGTCTCACTGAGGCGGCGAACCAGGAGCGCGAGATTGCGCGGATCGCCGATCTCACGCGCATCTCGCTCAAGCGCTATCTGCTCGACGCAGTATCGCAGGGCGGCGGCATCCGCGCGCTGGTGGTGACGCCCGAGCTCGAGACTTTGGTGCGCGAGGCGACCCGGCTGGTCGACGGCGTCGAGCGGCTCGCGGTCAAGCCCGAAGTGGCGCGCGAACTGGTCGCGACGATCGGGCGGACCGCGGCGGAGACCGGCGCCGACGCGCTGGTCACTTCGTTCGAGGTCCGCCGTTCGGTGCGCAAGCTCATCGAGCCGGATCTATTCGAGCTGCCGGTGCTCGCCTTCAACGAACTCTCGCCGTCCACTTCGGTGGAAATGGTCGGCCAGATCGGACTGCCGCCAGGGGCTTTGGCGGAAGAGACGCAAGCCGCACTTGCGGCGGAATAA